One segment of Streptomyces bathyalis DNA contains the following:
- a CDS encoding hydrogenase maturation protein — MRILLVASAFNSLTQRVYAELSDLGHRLDTVCGGDDDAVREAVSRHDPALIVAPMLKTALPEDVFSRHVCLVVHPGPPGDRGPSALDWAIATGARHWAVTVLQADAEMDAGDIWATVPFALPEAGKSDLYRNEMSDAAATAVKLAVARFASGAYKPRRQEELGAEVVWRPYFRQERRRIDWAADSTGTVLRKLRAADSQPGVLDELLGAEWFLHGGHPESALPLRGAPGEIVATRAAAVCRATRDGAVWIPQLRPRRTPGGPATFRMPAVDALGPRLPESVPEVPARLEQGRWGSRGWTDIRYEQRGPVGFIWFSFPGGAMSTDQCRRLLAAYRHALSRPTSVLVLGSRRDFFSNGIHLGVIEAAADPGGESWANINAMDDLVEAVLLTTDRLVVAALGGNAAAGGVMLALAADEVWCREGAVLNPHYRLMGLYGSEYWTYTLPRRVGAVAAERMTREALPVSAASAADAGLVDRLVATSPADFAGETSRMAAELARSRAWAERVAGKAAARARDEAEKPLAQYREEELAVMRGQFFGAHEPYHALRRAFVRKEALRGAEVAGAAGG, encoded by the coding sequence GTGCGCATCCTGCTCGTGGCCAGCGCCTTCAACAGCCTCACCCAACGCGTGTACGCCGAACTGAGCGACCTCGGCCATCGGTTGGACACGGTGTGCGGTGGGGACGACGACGCGGTACGGGAGGCGGTGAGCCGGCACGACCCGGCACTGATCGTCGCGCCGATGCTCAAGACCGCCCTCCCCGAAGACGTCTTCTCGCGTCACGTCTGCCTCGTCGTCCACCCCGGTCCGCCCGGTGACCGCGGTCCCTCCGCCCTGGACTGGGCGATCGCGACCGGCGCCCGCCACTGGGCGGTGACGGTGCTGCAGGCGGACGCCGAGATGGACGCCGGGGACATCTGGGCAACGGTCCCGTTCGCGCTGCCGGAAGCCGGCAAGAGCGATCTGTACCGCAACGAGATGTCGGACGCCGCGGCGACCGCGGTGAAGCTCGCGGTCGCCCGCTTCGCCTCGGGCGCCTACAAGCCGCGGCGCCAGGAGGAACTCGGAGCCGAGGTGGTGTGGCGCCCGTACTTCCGTCAGGAGCGGCGGCGGATCGACTGGGCCGCGGACTCCACCGGAACGGTGCTGCGCAAGCTGCGAGCGGCCGACTCCCAGCCGGGGGTACTCGACGAACTGCTCGGCGCAGAATGGTTTCTGCACGGCGGGCATCCCGAGTCCGCGCTGCCCCTGCGCGGCGCGCCCGGCGAGATCGTGGCGACCCGCGCGGCCGCGGTGTGCCGCGCCACACGCGACGGTGCCGTGTGGATCCCCCAGTTGAGACCGAGGCGCACCCCGGGCGGACCCGCGACGTTCCGGATGCCGGCGGTCGACGCGCTGGGTCCGCGGCTGCCGGAGTCGGTGCCGGAGGTGCCGGCGCGGCTTGAGCAGGGCAGATGGGGAAGCCGCGGCTGGACGGACATCCGCTACGAGCAGCGGGGCCCGGTCGGCTTCATCTGGTTCTCCTTCCCCGGCGGCGCGATGAGCACGGACCAGTGCCGCCGGCTGCTGGCGGCCTACCGGCACGCGCTCTCCCGTCCGACGTCCGTGCTCGTCCTCGGCAGCCGCCGCGACTTCTTCTCCAACGGCATCCACCTCGGAGTCATCGAGGCGGCAGCGGACCCGGGCGGGGAATCGTGGGCCAACATCAACGCGATGGACGACCTGGTGGAGGCCGTACTGCTCACGACTGACCGGCTGGTGGTCGCCGCTCTCGGGGGCAACGCCGCGGCCGGCGGCGTGATGCTGGCACTCGCGGCGGACGAGGTGTGGTGCCGGGAGGGGGCGGTGCTCAACCCGCACTACCGGCTCATGGGTCTGTACGGGTCGGAGTACTGGACGTACACGCTCCCGCGCCGCGTGGGAGCCGTCGCGGCGGAGCGGATGACGCGTGAGGCGCTCCCGGTGAGCGCCGCGTCAGCAGCCGACGCCGGGCTGGTGGACCGTCTGGTGGCCACCTCGCCCGCGGACTTCGCCGGCGAGACATCGCGGATGGCGGCGGAACTGGCCCGCTCCCGGGCCTGGGCGGAACGCGTCGCCGGGAAGGCCGCCGCGCGGGCACGGGACGAGGCGGAGAAGCCGCTGGCGCAGTACCGCGAGGAGGAACTGGCCGTGATGCGCGGCCAGTTCTTCGGCGCGCACGAGCCCTATCACGCGCTGCGCAGAGCCTTCGTACGCAAGGAGGCCTTGCGCGGCGCGGAGGTGGCGGGCGCCGCCGGCGGCTGA
- a CDS encoding ATP-binding protein, with protein MVQHGNTQHGGEGNGGTEQGQPYSRRPVKLVVGRQLLTLNPVDGSEVEPCPPTEIPGEPRRLTQRERSLYARKSEAEAARSADPGGTHSGSPAAPGARAIPMLERDEERERLAGQLACGRSIRLTGLPGSGRTTLLEAVAADVADLAPDGVVWLSGYRRTATDLLQELFAAVHDAPLNRPSDEEMREALQGIGAVVIVDDLAFGGEALDQLLDATPECAFLFSSTPDIPPASGDVHVEEFRLTGLSRTACLELLEHAVRRPLTDEEADAAQDMWLASEESSGGLPLRFVQAGALLRYGGRAGELSGSRTSAMSARVAERLSSSARDALRFALALGGELPHHTQLPALVGDRQADEAEGELARAGLVTIVGGHYRLADAVADALTTAGFADGTDGRALMAAHHYGWWVDHPSVTPARVATEADAVLAAVQGAHRGGHASAAVLLARSAAPVLAASLRWSAWEKVLRGGLEAARTSGEVAQEAYFHHELGVLALCSGQLQRAAAELEASIAMRGALADQQGTFTGRRVLALTTDLLVAQHPGGPVAPGGADRRAVPDPAEPVPAAPVPAAPVPAAAAAAGHEEQAEPVAYEIGDRPTHSLAATLRGHRRGDIREGEPETARTVAASIANPNAGAVGAFRDATPTLVHPVRGSVAYGARRNLAAAGAGAVLIAVLATIVGLGRMPDDGSGPLDRGKPGSTSQRDDHNELNAEDPGSRSPGASQSSKSESPSESSKSPDASDSASKESPSESSSAPDEDPSSSEPGDPGGGDGSPTGSPGDSGSTDSGGTDDGGTDTGGTDDGGTDTGGTDDGGTDTGGTDDGGTDTGGTDDGGTDTGGTDTGGTDTGGTDTGGTDAGGGDTGGTDGGGTDDGGTDTGGTILGVLGFAPSTGPSYLVV; from the coding sequence ATGGTTCAGCACGGCAATACACAGCACGGCGGTGAAGGCAACGGCGGCACCGAACAGGGGCAGCCGTACAGCAGACGCCCCGTGAAGCTCGTCGTCGGAAGACAGCTGCTCACCTTGAACCCGGTCGACGGCAGCGAGGTCGAACCTTGCCCGCCCACGGAGATTCCCGGTGAACCGCGAAGACTCACCCAGCGCGAACGCTCGCTGTACGCGCGTAAATCGGAGGCGGAAGCGGCCAGATCCGCGGACCCGGGCGGCACGCACTCCGGGTCGCCGGCCGCTCCGGGCGCTCGCGCCATACCGATGCTCGAGCGCGACGAGGAGCGCGAGCGGCTGGCGGGGCAGCTCGCCTGCGGGCGCTCCATACGTCTGACGGGCCTCCCGGGTTCCGGGCGCACCACCCTCCTGGAGGCCGTCGCCGCGGACGTCGCGGACCTCGCGCCCGACGGGGTGGTGTGGCTGAGCGGATACCGCCGCACGGCCACCGACCTTCTGCAGGAACTTTTCGCCGCAGTCCACGACGCGCCTCTCAACCGTCCCAGTGACGAGGAGATGCGCGAGGCACTGCAGGGCATCGGCGCGGTCGTCATCGTCGACGACCTCGCGTTCGGCGGTGAGGCCCTCGACCAACTCCTCGACGCCACCCCCGAATGCGCCTTCCTCTTCTCATCCACTCCCGACATCCCGCCTGCCTCCGGCGACGTCCACGTGGAGGAGTTCCGGCTCACCGGACTCAGCCGAACCGCATGCCTCGAACTGCTCGAACACGCCGTACGAAGGCCGCTCACGGACGAGGAGGCCGACGCGGCGCAGGACATGTGGCTCGCCTCGGAGGAGTCCTCCGGAGGTCTGCCGCTCCGCTTCGTACAGGCCGGCGCGCTGCTGCGCTACGGCGGCCGGGCCGGCGAGCTGAGCGGCAGCCGCACCAGCGCCATGAGCGCCCGTGTCGCCGAGCGGCTCTCCTCGTCCGCACGTGACGCGCTGCGCTTCGCGCTCGCCCTCGGCGGCGAACTGCCGCACCACACACAGCTGCCCGCGCTCGTGGGCGACCGCCAGGCCGACGAGGCGGAGGGCGAGCTGGCACGCGCCGGACTCGTCACCATCGTGGGCGGGCACTACCGGCTGGCGGACGCTGTCGCCGACGCCCTGACCACCGCCGGATTCGCCGACGGCACCGACGGACGCGCCCTGATGGCGGCCCATCACTACGGCTGGTGGGTCGACCATCCCTCCGTCACGCCCGCACGGGTCGCCACGGAGGCGGACGCGGTGCTCGCCGCCGTCCAGGGCGCCCATCGCGGCGGTCACGCGAGCGCGGCGGTCCTGCTGGCCCGCTCGGCCGCTCCGGTGCTGGCCGCCTCGCTGCGCTGGAGCGCCTGGGAGAAGGTGCTGCGCGGCGGGCTGGAGGCGGCGCGCACATCGGGCGAAGTCGCCCAAGAGGCCTATTTCCACCATGAGTTGGGAGTGCTCGCACTCTGCTCCGGTCAGCTCCAGCGCGCCGCTGCCGAGTTGGAGGCCTCGATCGCGATGCGCGGTGCGCTCGCGGACCAGCAGGGCACGTTCACCGGACGCCGGGTGCTCGCCCTGACAACGGATCTTCTCGTCGCACAGCATCCGGGAGGCCCCGTCGCGCCCGGCGGCGCGGACCGGCGGGCCGTGCCCGACCCGGCAGAGCCCGTTCCGGCAGCTCCCGTTCCGGCTGCTCCCGTCCCGGCCGCAGCCGCGGCGGCGGGCCACGAGGAGCAGGCGGAACCCGTCGCGTACGAGATCGGCGACAGACCCACGCACTCGCTCGCCGCCACCCTCAGGGGCCACAGACGCGGCGACATCCGGGAAGGGGAGCCAGAGACGGCGCGAACGGTCGCCGCGTCGATCGCCAACCCGAACGCAGGCGCCGTCGGCGCCTTCCGTGACGCGACGCCGACGCTCGTCCACCCCGTACGGGGTTCGGTCGCCTACGGCGCCCGCAGGAACCTGGCCGCGGCGGGTGCGGGTGCGGTGCTGATCGCCGTGCTCGCCACGATCGTGGGACTCGGCCGGATGCCGGACGACGGCAGCGGCCCGCTGGACCGCGGCAAGCCCGGATCGACCTCGCAGCGGGACGACCACAACGAACTGAACGCGGAGGATCCCGGAAGCCGCAGCCCCGGCGCCAGTCAGAGCAGCAAGTCGGAGAGCCCGAGCGAGTCCAGCAAGTCCCCGGACGCCTCCGACAGCGCGAGCAAGGAGTCGCCCAGCGAGAGCAGTTCCGCGCCGGACGAGGACCCCTCCAGCAGTGAGCCGGGCGACCCGGGAGGCGGCGACGGCTCGCCGACCGGCAGCCCGGGTGACAGCGGCAGCACCGACAGCGGTGGCACCGACGACGGTGGCACCGACACCGGCGGTACGGACGACGGTGGCACCGACACCGGTGGCACGGACGACGGTGGCACCGACACCGGCGGTACGGACGACGGTGGCACCGACACCGGTGGTACGGACGACGGCGGCACCGACACCGGGGGGACCGACACCGGTGGGACCGATACCGGTGGCACCGACACGGGCGGGACCGACGCAGGCGGCGGCGACACCGGCGGGACCGACGGGGGCGGTACGGACGACGGTGGCACCGACACCGGCGGCACCATCCTCGGCGTCCTCGGCTTCGCACCCTCGACGGGCCCTTCGTACCTGGTCGTCTGA
- a CDS encoding STAS domain-containing protein, producing the protein MQIRGDHAELAVGGRLDVRSAADARTVLHSAVDSGDGDLVLDLAGLDSWDATGLGVIMGAHRRAGRCGRRLVLRDVPPQMQRLLVATRLHRILAIEGGLTVSEAQILTKP; encoded by the coding sequence ATGCAGATCAGGGGCGACCATGCCGAGCTGGCCGTCGGGGGTCGCCTCGACGTCCGGAGCGCGGCGGACGCCCGTACGGTCCTTCACTCCGCCGTCGACTCCGGCGACGGCGATCTGGTGCTGGATCTGGCCGGACTCGATTCCTGGGACGCGACCGGGCTCGGCGTGATCATGGGCGCCCACAGAAGGGCGGGCCGCTGCGGCCGAAGGCTCGTGCTGCGCGACGTGCCGCCGCAGATGCAGCGGCTGTTGGTGGCCACTCGGCTGCACCGCATTCTTGCGATCGAGGGCGGTTTGACAGTTTCTGAGGCCCAGATTCTCACCAAGCCTTGA
- a CDS encoding 3-hydroxyacyl-CoA dehydrogenase family protein: MGKKLAVIGAGLMGSGIAQVSAQAGWDVTLRDVTGEALTRGTDGIKASYEKFVKKGKLEESAAEAALARITTTTDLDAVAEADVVVEAVFEKIEVKQEIFGRLDTLVKDEAILASNTSAIPITKIAAATARPERVVGTHFFSPVPMMALCELVRGHRTSDETLAGAREFAESVGKTCVVVNRDVAGFVTTRLISALVVEAAKLHESGVATAEDIDTACKLGFGHAMGPLATADLTGVDILLHASENIYTESQDPKFAPPESMRRMVDAGDIGRKSGRGYYDH, encoded by the coding sequence GTGGGGAAGAAGCTCGCCGTCATCGGTGCCGGTCTCATGGGATCCGGCATCGCTCAGGTGTCGGCTCAGGCCGGCTGGGACGTGACTCTCCGCGATGTGACCGGTGAGGCTCTCACCCGGGGGACGGACGGCATCAAGGCGTCCTACGAGAAGTTCGTGAAGAAGGGCAAGCTCGAGGAGTCCGCCGCGGAGGCGGCTCTCGCGCGCATCACGACCACCACCGATCTGGACGCGGTCGCCGAGGCGGATGTCGTCGTCGAAGCCGTATTCGAGAAGATCGAGGTGAAGCAGGAGATCTTCGGCAGGCTCGACACTCTGGTGAAGGACGAGGCGATCCTCGCCTCCAACACCTCCGCCATCCCGATCACCAAGATCGCGGCGGCCACGGCCCGCCCCGAACGGGTCGTCGGCACACACTTCTTCTCACCCGTTCCGATGATGGCGCTGTGCGAGCTCGTACGCGGTCACCGCACCAGCGACGAAACCCTCGCCGGGGCCCGCGAGTTCGCGGAGTCCGTCGGCAAGACCTGCGTCGTCGTCAACCGCGACGTCGCCGGTTTCGTCACCACGCGGCTCATCTCGGCGCTCGTCGTCGAGGCGGCGAAGCTCCACGAGTCCGGCGTGGCCACTGCCGAAGACATCGACACTGCCTGCAAGCTGGGGTTCGGCCACGCCATGGGTCCGTTGGCCACGGCGGACCTCACCGGCGTCGACATCCTGCTGCACGCCAGCGAGAACATCTACACCGAGTCCCAGGACCCGAAGTTCGCGCCGCCCGAGTCGATGCGCAGGATGGTCGACGCGGGTGACATCGGCCGCAAGAGCGGCCGGGGTTACTACGACCACTGA